One Periophthalmus magnuspinnatus isolate fPerMag1 chromosome 8, fPerMag1.2.pri, whole genome shotgun sequence genomic window carries:
- the LOC117374659 gene encoding protein Hook homolog 2-like translates to MSLDKAELCDSLLIWLQTFQVPSCNSKYDLTSGVAIAHVLHRIDPSWFNETWLGRIKEENGANWRLKVSNLKKILKSMLEYYHDILGHQISDEHLPDVTLIGEMGDVTELGKLVQLVLGCAVSCEKKDEQIQQIMTLEESVQHVVMTAIQELLSKEPMSEPGSPDTYGDFDYQSRKYYFLSEETDEKEDLSQRCRALQHQLSMVLEEKSLLQAETRSLKDKLNRSESLDSTTTAITGKKLLLLQSQMEQLQEENYRLENSRDDLRVRSDILEREVLDLQQRNEELTSLAEEAQSLKDEMDILRHSSSRVSQLEALVETYKRKLEDLGDLRRQVRLLEERNTVYMQRTCELEEELRRANAVRNQLDTYKRQAHELHTRHSAEAMKAEKWQFEYKNLHDKYDALLKEKERLLSERDTLRETNDELRCAQVQQRCLSEAGSLGDTGGAGSLASEIMPTELKETVVRLQSENKMLCAQEETYRQKLVEVQAELEQSQRINNTLETQNRLNQQQITELRCQIEEMQKALHEQDSKNEDSSLLKKKLEEHLEKLHEAHSDLQKKREVIDDLEPKVDSSMAKKIDELQEILRKKDEDMKQMEERYKKYMEKARTVIKTLDPKKQPGGPDVQALKNQLSERERKIQHLEHDNEKSRARYDQEEKLIISAWYNMGMALHQSVAGDRLTSPHQNMSFLAQQRQYTNARRGLIRHQPR, encoded by the exons ATGAGCCTGGACAAAGCAGAGCTTTGTGACTCTCTGCTAATTTGG CTACAGACATTTCAGGTACCATCATGTAATAGCAAGTATGACCTGACCAGTGGAGTGGCCATTGCACATGTGCTTCATAGAAT TGACCCCTCTTGGTTTAACGAGACCTGGCTAGGCAGGATTAAAGAGGAGAACGGGGCTAACTGGCGCCTCAAG GTCAGCAATTTGAAAAAGATTTTGAAGAGCATGCTGGAATATTACCATGat ATACTGGGACACCAGATCTCAGACGAGCACCTCCCAGATGTGACCCTCATTGGAGAGATGGGAGATGTGACTGAATTGGGAAAACTGGTGCAGCTTGTTCTGGGCTGTGCAGTCAGCTGTGAGAAGAAGGATG aGCAAATCCAGCAGATAATGACATTGGAGGAGTCTGTGCAGCATGTTGTGATGACTGCCATTCAGGAG CTGTTATCAAAAGAGCCCATGTCTGAACCCGGAAGCCCTGACACATATGGAGACTTTGACTACCAG TCCAGGAAGTATTATTTTCTGAGCGAGGAGACGGATGAGAAGGAAGACTTGAGCCAGCGTTGTAGAGCTCTGCAGCATCAG TTGTCTATGGTTTTGGAAGAGAAGTCCTTGCTTCAGGCTGAGACCCGTTCCCTCAAAGACAAACTGAACCGCTCAGAGTCCCTGGACTCCACCACTACAGCCATCACAGGCAAGAAACTCCTGCTGCTACAGAGCCAGATGGAGCAGCTGCAAGAAGAGAACTACAG ATTGGAGAACAGTAGAGATGACTTGAGGGTGCGTAGTGACATCCTGGAGAGGGAGGTTCTGGATCTGCAGCAGAGGAACGAGGAGCTGACTAGTCTGGCTGAGGAGGCCCAGTCCCTCAAAGACGAAATGGACATACTCAG GCACTCGTCGAGCCGGGTGAGCCAGCTGGAGGCTCTGGTGGAGACGTACAAGAGGAAGCTGGAGGACTTGGGTGACCTGAGGCGACAGGTGCGCCTCCTAGAGGAGCGTAACACTGTCTACATGCAGCGCACCTgcgagctggaggaggagctgaggagggcCAATGCTGTGCGCAACCAGCTCGACACCTACAAGAGGCAG GCTCACGAGCTTCACACCAGGCACTCTGCAGAAGCCATGAAAGCTGAGAAGTGGCAGTTTGAGTACAAGAACCTTCACGACAAATACGACGCGCTGCTCAAGGAGAAAGAA CGTCTTCTCTCTGAGCGGGACACGCTGAGGGAGACTAATGATGAGCTCAGGTGTGCACAGGTCCAACAGAGGTGTCTCAGTGAAGCAG GATCCCTCGGtgacactggaggagctggtagCCTGGCCTCAGAAATCATGCCCACGGAGCTCAA GGAAACAGTGGTCCGTCTGCAGAGTGAAAACAAGATGCTGTGTGCTCAGGAGGAGACGTATAGACAGAAGTTGGTGGAAGTTCAGGCCGAGCTGGAGCAGTCCCAGCGTATTAACAACACCCTGGAGACTCAGAACAG GTTGAATCAGCAGCAAATCACCGAACTGCGCTGTCAAATTGAGGAGATGCAGAAAGCCCTCCATGAGCAGGACAGCAAGAATGAGGAT tccTCCCTTTTGAAGAAAAAGCTTGAGGAACATTT AGAGAAGCTTCATGAGGCCCATTCAGATCTgcagaaaaagagggaggtCATTGATGACTTGGAGCCAAAAGTGGACAGCAGCA tGGCAAAAAAAATTGATGAGCTTCAAGAGATTTTGCGCAAAAAAGATGAGGACATGAAGCAGATGGAGGAGCGCTACAAGAAGTACATGGAGAAAGCGAGAACG GTGATTAAAACCCTGGATCCAAAAAAGCAGCCAGGTGGGCCAGACGTCCAGGCTCTGAAGAACCAACTGTCCGAGCGAGAGAGGAAGATCCAGCACCTGGAG CACGATAATgagaagagcagagccaggtATGACCAAGAGGAGAAGCTCATCATCTCCGCCTGGTACAACATG GGCATGGCGTTGCACCAGAGTGTAGCTGGAGATCGGCTCACATCGCCCCATCAGAACATGTCCTTCTTGGCCCAGCAGAGGCAATACACCAATGCCAGGAGAGGCCTGATCCGCCACCAGCCCAGATAA
- the trir gene encoding telomerase RNA component interacting RNase, which yields MESQRLHERYERSDSGSDSSCGSPTSPSSSPAPAVSPTPASGTGANVFANDGSFMEMFKKKMEEEKRKKEAQTSGVGTSTEQAPEEKKASAVTTFVGKRRGGVFLKTGVVAKKQKKDSETEPGKSDAWSKYMAEVKKYKAHQCGDDDKTRPLVK from the exons ATGGAGTCCCAACGCCTACATGAGAGATATGAAAGAAGCGACAGCGGCAGTGACTCGAGCTGCGGCAGCCCCACGTCGCCCTCCTCCAGTCCCGCTCCTGCGGTCAGCCCGACACCAGCCTCGGGCACAGGGGCCAATGTGTTCGCAAACGACGGCAGTTTTATGGAGATGTTCAAAAAGAAGATGGAAGAGGAGAAGCGAAAAAAAGAAGCGCAAACAAGTGGAGTCGGGACAAGTACCGAACAGGCGCCAGAGGAAAAGAAGGCATCGGCTGTGACCACTTTT GTGGGGAAGCGCAGAGGTGGTGTGTTCCTAAAAACCGGCGTGGTTGCAAAGAAGCAGAAAAAGGACTCAGAA ACGGAGCCAGGCAAGAGTGATGCTTGGTCAAAGTACATGGCTGAGGTGAAAAAGTACAAAGCGCACCAGTGTGGTGATGACGACAAGACACGACCTCTTGTAAAGTGA